The DNA sequence TATAGGCAATGGAACATCTTTGATAATTTTTTCCGGCATAGTGGTTAGACTGCAAGCAGCTTTGTTTAATTTATTCCAAAGTATGCAGGATCCTTCTCAAAATGTTAATCCTGTGTTTGTGATACTTGTTATAAGTATATTTATTTTAGTTGTTATCTTGATTATATATGAATATAAAGCTCAAATGCGAATTGCTATTCATTATGCTAGAGCAAATTCTAAGAGTACAGTTAGTTCGTATTTGCCAATCAAATTGAATCCATCAGGTGTTTTGCCTGTTATTTTTGCCTCTGTTTTGATTACTTTGCCTTTACAAATTTTAAGTGGTTTTGCAGAAACTTCTTCTATAGCTAGGCAAATTTTATCTTATTTAAGGCCTAATGGATTTTATTATACTTTTTTAAATGTCATTTTGATAATAGGATTTACATATTTTTATTCTAAGATTCAGTTAAGCCCTAAAGATATAAGTAATAATATCCGCAAGAATGGCGGTACTATTCCTGGAATAAAGTCTGACGAGATGGAAAAATATTTAGATGAGATTATGAATAAAACTTTGTTTTCAGGATCTATTTTTTTGTCAATTATTGCAATTATTCCATTTTTAGTGCAAAATATTTTTAGATTTCCTCATGATGTTTCGAGGATAATGGGGGGGTCTTCTTTGCTTATTATGGTAGGGGTTGCGCTTGATACATTGATTCATATTGATGCTTATTTAAAAACTCAAGGGTTTTCTCATGGAAATAAAAAGAATTATGCGTTTTTGCAAAAAATTTAGGAGTATTTGATTATGAAAGTTAGAGCAAGTGTTAAGCCAATTTGTGAAAAATGTAAAGTTATAAAAAGAAAAGGTGTATTAAGGATTATTTGCGATAATTTAAAGCACAAACAAAGACAAAAGTAAAAAATTAGAGGAAATAAAATGGCTAGAATATCGGGAATAGATTTACCAAATAATAAACAATTAAAAATAGCGCTTACTTCTATTTATGGTATAGGCAGAACAAGAGCTTTGGAGGTTTGTAGTAAGTCAGGCATTTCTCCAAACAAAATCGCTAAAGACTTAGGTAATGATGAAGTTAATCGACTTAGAAAGGTGATTGAGAGTGATTATATTGTAGAAGGAAAACTTAGAAGCGAAGTTGCTATGTCTATCAAAAGGCTTATGGATATAGCGTGTTACAGGGGCGTTAGGCATCGAAAAGGATTGCCTTTAAGAGGCCAGAGAACTAAAACTAATGCAAGAACTAGAAAAGGAAAAAGAAAAACTGTAGCTAATAAGAAAATAGCTAGCAAGTAAATAGTTTTTAAGATTTGGAGGATAAGTTGAGCGCGAAATTGTCAACTAATAGTAAAAGAAAATTGAAAAGAAATATTGGAGAAGGAAACGTATATATACAAGCCACTTTTAATAATACCATAGTCACTGTATCCGATATAAAAGGGAATGCGTTAGCTTGGGCGAGTGCTGGTGGAATGGGTTTTAAAGGAGCTAAAAAGTCAACTCCATATGCTGCTCAAATAACAGCAGAATCTGCTTTAAATAAGGTAAAAGATTTTGGAATTAATTATGTTCATGTTTATATAAAGGGGCCAGGGATTGGTAGAGAATCTGCAATAAGAGCTATTGGTTCTATTGGAATGACTGTAAAATCAATTTCAGATATTACTCCTATTCCTCATAATGGATGCAGACCTAAAAAAACCAGACGAGTTTAATTATAAGGAGTTAT is a window from the Borreliella chilensis genome containing:
- a CDS encoding preprotein translocase subunit SecY — encoded protein: MKGLFLSLFTVKDLRNKFLFTLFILFLFRVGSYLPIPGIDPVALKSYFKSQSDFSIANYFDFFSGGAFSNFSIFMLSIGPYISASIIVQLLVYSFPSLKKMQEGDGGRQKTKKYTKYLTIVAAVVQGYATSLYAKSIPGAVTIPFYRYIFIAILTVTTGTFILLWFGEQINQRGIGNGTSLIIFSGIVVRLQAALFNLFQSMQDPSQNVNPVFVILVISIFILVVILIIYEYKAQMRIAIHYARANSKSTVSSYLPIKLNPSGVLPVIFASVLITLPLQILSGFAETSSIARQILSYLRPNGFYYTFLNVILIIGFTYFYSKIQLSPKDISNNIRKNGGTIPGIKSDEMEKYLDEIMNKTLFSGSIFLSIIAIIPFLVQNIFRFPHDVSRIMGGSSLLIMVGVALDTLIHIDAYLKTQGFSHGNKKNYAFLQKI
- the rpmJ gene encoding 50S ribosomal protein L36 (smallest protein in the large subunit; similar to what is found with protein L31 and L33 several bacterial genomes contain paralogs which may be regulated by zinc; the protein from Thermus thermophilus has a zinc-binding motif and contains a bound zinc ion; the proteins in this group have the motif); this translates as MKVRASVKPICEKCKVIKRKGVLRIICDNLKHKQRQK
- a CDS encoding 30S ribosomal protein S13, whose amino-acid sequence is MARISGIDLPNNKQLKIALTSIYGIGRTRALEVCSKSGISPNKIAKDLGNDEVNRLRKVIESDYIVEGKLRSEVAMSIKRLMDIACYRGVRHRKGLPLRGQRTKTNARTRKGKRKTVANKKIASK
- a CDS encoding 30S ribosomal protein S11; translated protein: MSAKLSTNSKRKLKRNIGEGNVYIQATFNNTIVTVSDIKGNALAWASAGGMGFKGAKKSTPYAAQITAESALNKVKDFGINYVHVYIKGPGIGRESAIRAIGSIGMTVKSISDITPIPHNGCRPKKTRRV